A single window of Oreochromis aureus strain Israel breed Guangdong linkage group 7, ZZ_aureus, whole genome shotgun sequence DNA harbors:
- the il7r gene encoding interleukin-7 receptor subunit alpha, whose translation MQFGWRIAVMLLLLPAVCEAQSGDGDTDMEPRISCTSHIMVERCNLTCKLAEGRNDDEDDEDGGGDGGDSIERMTLCYLDYDISVKKKCLETSSDTFSSPDLKPLSELSLTVQLKSGVNISQTLYLKNIVKPMSPQVFNITFQEESNEAKIWIQIPYHKDYLKVDNQEFQFRIETAEKTLTENTSSQDFIKINFEPFEKGSKCSVKVRARTLPKTFQGTWSEWSETFTFLTPENPQKQTSGVQVEVYQVGVCLVSVLVVTFSIIVLWKNKIFTYMWPSIPHPKQTLVQICKPNNPLLLTFRPEVFSDLKVYPVKTTACEETEPAISPASAAAYSAQSREPCSTESSDCRSTASASTEELEISALLSRSSSEAEDSLSSSSPSPVHILQLGERPEQPEQQVEGNEFEVFGVNRQEEAYVTMSSFYKIK comes from the exons ATGCAGTTCGGCTGGAGGATCGCcgtgatgctgctgctgctgccagctGTGTGTGAGGCTCAGAGCGGAGATGGAGACACCGACATGG AGCCCAGAATCAGCTGCACATCTCACATCATGGTAGAAAGATGCAATTTGACCTGCAAGCTGGCTGAAGGCAGAAATGATGACGAGGACGATGAAGACGGTGGAGGTGATGGAGGCGACAGCATTGAGAGGATGACCCTGTG CTACCTTGATTATGACATCAGCGTAAAGAAGAAGTGCTTGGAGACATCCAGTGACACATTCAGCTCCCCAGACCTGAAGCCCTTGTCGGAACTCAGTCTGACCGTCCAGTTAAAGAGTGGTGTCAACATTTCACAAACACTCTACCTGAAGAACATAG TTAAACCAATGAGTCCTCAGGTGTTTAACATCACCTTCCAAGAAGAGTCTAACGAGGCTAAGATTTGGATTCAGATTCCGTACCACAAAGACTACCTGAAAGTGGACAACCAGGAATTCCAGTTTAGGATCGAGACAGCTGAGAAAACCCTG ACTGAGAACACCTCATCCCAGGACTTCATAAAAATTAACTTTGAACCCTTTGAAAAAGGCTCAAAGTGTTCCGTTAAAGTGCGAGCGCGAACACTCCCAAAGACTTTTCAGGGCACGTGGAGCGAGTGGAGTGAAACGTTCACTTTCCTTACCCCTG AAAACCCCCAGAAGCAGACCAGTGGAGTACAGGTGGAAGTGTACCAAGTCGGAGTGTGTCTGGTCTCTGTGCTGGTGGTGACCTTTAGTATCATCGTCCTCTGGAAAAACAA GATATTTACCTACATGTGGCCAAGCATCCCGCATCCTAAACAGACTCTGGTGCAGATCTGCAAGCCAAACAAT CCTCTGTTGCTGACCTTCAGACCTGAGGTGTTCAGTGATCTCAAAGTCTACCCTGTGAAGACGACAGCATGTGAGGAAACAGAGCCTGCGATCAGTCCTGCATCTGCTGCTGCTTACAGCGCTCAGTCGAGGGAACCTTGCTCCACCGAGAGCTCAGATTGCAGGAGTACTGCCAGCGCCAGCACCGAGGAGCTGGAGATCTCTGCCTTGTTGAGCAGGAGCTCGTCTGAAGCAGAGGACAGCCTGTCGAGCAGCAGTCCGTCCCCCGTTCACATCCTCCAGCTTGGGGAGAGACCCGAGCAGCCTGAGCAACAAGTTGAAGGCAATGAGTTTGAGGTGTTTGGAGTGAATCGGCAGGAGGAGGCTTACGTCACCATGTCCAGCTTCTATAAGATCAAGTAG